The following coding sequences lie in one Manis pentadactyla isolate mManPen7 chromosome Y, mManPen7.hap1, whole genome shotgun sequence genomic window:
- the LOC130682107 gene encoding LOW QUALITY PROTEIN: uncharacterized protein LOC130682107 (The sequence of the model RefSeq protein was modified relative to this genomic sequence to represent the inferred CDS: substituted 1 base at 1 genomic stop codon), translating to MGLAVNQPPVVIELKASASPVTVRQYPMSKEARDGIRPHIQRLIEQGILVKCKSPWNTPLLPVKKAGTGDYRPVQDLREVNKRTQDIHPSVPNPYNLLSSLAPENTWYTVLDLKDAFFCLCLHQSSQPLFAFEWKDPSTGTTGQLTWTRLPQGFKNSPTLFDEALHQDLAFYQASNPQVTLLQYVDDLLIAAPTQEVCQEATEALLTELAKLGYRASAKKAQICQQQVTYLRYSLREGKRWLTEARKQTVTQIPVPTTPRQVREFLGTAGFCRLWIPRYATLAVPLYPLTKGAAPFVWGPEQQQAFDEIKKALLSAPALALPDVTKPFVLFVDERSGVARGVLTQQWGPWKRPVAYLSKKLDPVSSGWPACLRVVAAVALLVKDSDKLTLGQKLTVVAPHALESVIRQPPERWMSNARMTHYQTLLLNRDRVEFAPPAILNPATLLPDSGKEVLHTCQEILAEETGTRQDLQDQPLGGPGLLTWYTDGSSYIMDAKRMAGAAVVDDDQIIWASGLPTGTSAQRAELIALTQALRMAEGKRLSVYTDSRYAFATAHIHGAIYRQRGLLTSAGKDVKNKQEILDLLEAIHRPKEVAIIHCPGHQKDDSPIARGNRRADQATKQAAQGMNILPLQVCPEATHIKSFQYTPEDLVCINKLGFKNFSPQEIYKSEEGKVVLPQREAEEXLRQLHQLTHLGAKNLKTLVRDSPYHVIGLGKLADEVVKNCVPCQLVNVSKNQAISGKRLRGDRPGAYWEVDFTEIKPAKYGYKYLLVFLDTFSGWTEAFPTKTETAQTVSKKILEEIFPRFGIPKVIGSDNGPAFVAQVSQGLAKILGKDWKLHCAYRPQSSGQVERMNRTLKETLTKLSIETGLCDWLVLLPFALFRVRNTPGCFGLTPFEIMFGAPAPLQSAHLHTFPECATNKFLLESLRALEAVQKEVWASIKEAYWPEDLSVPQQFQVGDPVYVRRHRTGNLEPRWKGPFIVLLTTPTAVKVDGVSSWIHASHLKKAPPSDSDWRVTRTDNPLKLRLCKRNYVVSNSNAPAVSNPPEP from the coding sequence ATGGGGCTTGCTGTAAATCAGCCCCCAGTGGTCATAGAATTGAAAGCCTCAGCCTCACcagtaactgtgagacaatatccaatgagtaaagaagccagagaTGGAATTAGGCCCCATATCCAGAGGCTCATAGAACAggggatattagtaaaatgtaaatccccatggaacactcccttgctgcctgtaaagaaAGCGGGAACAGGAGATTATCGACCAgtgcaagatttaagagaagttaataaGAGAACACAGGACATTCATCCCAGTGTGCCGAATCCTTATAACCTGCTAAGCTCTCTGGCCCCAGAAAACACTTGGTATACAGTCTTAGATTTAAAAGACGCCTTCTTTTGTTTGTGCCTGCACCAGagtagccaaccgctgtttgcttttgagtggaaggacccctccacaggaactactggacaattgacctggactcgcttgccacaaggattcaagaattcACCTACCCTTTTCGACGAGGCTCTACACCAGGACTTGGCCTTTTACCAAGCCTCCAACCCACAGGTAACCTTGttacaatatgttgatgacttgctGATAGCCGCCCCTACACAAGAAgtctgccaagaggccactgaagcccttttgactgaacttgctaAGCTGGGGTATAGAGCATCTGCCaaaaaggcacagatctgccaacaacaagtgacttatttAAGGTAttccctgagagaagggaaaaggtggcttactgaagcccggaagcagactgtgacgcagatccCGGTCCCTACTACTCCGCGCCAAGTCCGCGAATTTCTGGGAACAGCAGGGTTCTGTAGATTATGGATACCCAGATATGCCACCTTAGCTGTCCCCCTGTACCCCCTAACCAAAGGggcagccccgtttgtttggggaccTGAAcagcaacaggcctttgatgagatCAAGAAGGCCCTCCTGTCGGCACCCGCTCTGGCCTTGCCAGACGTGACTAAGCCGTTCGTCCTTTTTGTGGATGAACGGAGTGGAGTGGCTCGGGGAGTGTTGACCcagcaatggggaccttggaagagacctgtcgcctatttgtcaaaaaaattagacccagtAAGTAGCGGATGGCCTGCCTGTTTGAGAGTAGTGGCGGccgtggccctcctagttaaagattctgacaaactgacACTGGGACAGAAACTTACTGTGGTTGCTCCGCATGCATTGGAGAGTGTAATTCGGCAGCCACCCGAGAGATGGATGtcgaatgccagaatgactcactaccaaaccttactcctgaatcgtgatcgtgtggagTTTGCCCCCCCTGCCATTCTAAACCCGGCCACTCTGCTCCCCGATTCGGGGAAGGAagtgcttcatacctgccaggaaatcctggctgaggagacaggCACCCGCCAGGACTTGCAAGATCAGCCCTTAGGAGGACcgggactcctgacttggtatacggacgggagcagttacatcatgGATGCTAAGAGAATGGCtggagctgcagtagtagatgatgacCAGATTATATGGGCCAGTGGACTCCCAACGGGCAcctctgcacagcgagcagaacTCATCGCTCTGACTCAGGCCCTaaggatggcagaaggtaagagacttagcGTCTACACTGACAGCAGATACGCCTTTGCCACCGCTcatatacacggggctatttatagacagagagggctgctgacttctgccgggaaagatgttaaaaacaaacaagagattTTAGATTtgctagaagccatccataggcctaaggaagtagcaataatacattgccctggacaTCAGAAAGATGACTCTCCAATAGCTCGAGGAAACCGGAGGGCAGACCAAGCCACAAAGCAAGCGGCTCAGGGAATGAACATTTTGCCCCTCCAAGTGTGTCCGGAAGCCACCcacattaagagcttccagtatacacctgaAGATCTcgtttgtataaacaaattagggttcAAAAATTTCTCTCCCCaagagatatacaagtctgaagaAGGGAAAgttgtcctgccccagagagaggcagaggaatagttaaggcaattacatcaattgacacatcTGGGAGCAAAAAATCTAAAAACCTTGGTTcgagactccccttatcatgttattggattaggaaaattggctgacgaggttgtaaaaAATTGTGTACCCTGTCAATTAGTAAACGTgagcaaaaatcaagcaatatcTGGAAAAAGACTTCGAGgagatcgcccaggagcttattgggaagttgacttcactgaaattaagcctgctaagtatggatataagtaccttctagttttcctagacacattttcaggatggacagaggcgttccccacaaaaactgagacagcccagacggtgtctaaaaagatccttgaagagatATTTCCCAGATTTgggatcccaaaggtaatcggctccgacaacggccctgcctttgttgcccaggtaagtcagggattggccaagatcctggggaaagattggaaattgcattgtgcatacaggccccagagctcaggacaggtagaaaggatgaacagaactctaaaagagaccttgACTAAATTGTCCATAGAGACTGGCTTATgtgattggttggtcctccttccctttgccctgtTTAGAGTCAGGAACACTCCCGGCTGCTTTGGACTAACgccttttgaaataatgtttggggcCCCGGCCCCACTTCAGTCAGCACATCTTCATACATTCCCTGAGTGTGCAACTAAtaaatttttgcttgaaagtttACGAGCCTTGGAGGCTGTGCAGAAAGAGGTGTGGGCCTCCATCAAGGAAGCCTATTGGCCAGAGGACCTCTCAGTGCCTCAGCAGTTCCAGGTGGGAGACCCCGTCTACGTGAGAAGGCACCGGACAGGAAACCTCGAGCCACGGTGGAAGGGACCTTTCATCGTCCTCCTGACTACTCCCACAGCTGTGAAAGTGGACGGCGTCTCTTCCTGGATACACGCTTCACATCTAAAGAAGGCACCCCCGTCGGACTCGGACTGGCGAGTAACTCGGACTGATAATCCTCTTAAGCTTCGCTTGTGTAAAAGGAACTATGTTGTTAGTAATTCTAATGCTCCTGCTGTTTCCAACCCCCCAGAGCCTTAA